From the genome of Zalophus californianus isolate mZalCal1 chromosome 5, mZalCal1.pri.v2, whole genome shotgun sequence:
gcccccaggacACTTTTCCCCTTTCGTTCCCACAGCAACgttacaatcagaaaaaaataagtttcggGGGGCAGGATTTGGGGGGTATGGGTAAAAACAGTCAAATCACAATAGGAATTTTTCAAAATCGGTTATTCCACTTAGTCATTGTCTTCTCCCTCATCCTCAGATTCTCATTTTCACTTCTGACCCCTTTCTTCTTCGCCACcgtcttcttcatcttcctcatcGTCCACTTCCCCATCGTTATAAcactcttcatcttcctcctcttctccactcacatcctcctcttctccttcctcctcttcctcttcctcctcctcatcttccacTACCTGAGCATCTTCATCATACTCTTCCTCGTCCTCGTCCTCGTCATCGTCGTCCAGGCCCTCCACATAGCCCTCGGTGTCCGAGTCAGGCGCCTCCTTGTTGTCCCGGTTGTAGCAGTCCAGATACGTGAGCTGCGGGAGGAGCTTGAACACGTTTTCTCGGTAGTCGTTCAGGTTGGTTACCTCACAATTGAAAAAGTCTAAGCTCTTGaggttttctaatttcttcagtGGCTCTATTGTGCTGAGGTCTTTAATTTTGTTGCCACTTAAATTTGGATGCGTGAGGTTCGGACACTTTTCTGCCAATACTTCCAGGCCCCCTGAGATTCTGTTATTGCTTAGTTCAAGCTTCTTAAGTTTGTTTAACTTTGATAAGTTTGCGACAGAGGTGAGGCCTACGTTGATTGTACTTAAGAATTCCAGTTCCTCAAATTCATCTGTGAGGCCTTCGATTTTGCCTTCGATCGACCGGCAGTTGTCCAGGACAAGCTCTTTCACATCAGAGGGCGCCCTGTTCCGCAGCATTAAATGAATCCGTTTGTCCATGTCcatctctcgcgctctctctctgcaGAGGCTCCCGCGCCAGCGGAATTCAATCAATAAACCCCGAACCCATGGCCGCGTGTTTTAGGACTTTGAAGGCTCAACCAGGTCCTCTCGGTTCTCGA
Proteins encoded in this window:
- the LOC113929610 gene encoding acidic leucine-rich nuclear phosphoprotein 32 family member A-like; amino-acid sequence: MDMDKRIHLMLRNRAPSDVKELVLDNCRSIEGKIEGLTDEFEELEFLSTINVGLTSVANLSKLNKLKKLELSNNRISGGLEVLAEKCPNLTHPNLSGNKIKDLSTIEPLKKLENLKSLDFFNCEVTNLNDYRENVFKLLPQLTYLDCYNRDNKEAPDSDTEGYVEGLDDDDEDEDEEEYDEDAQVVEDEEEEEEEEEGEEEDVSGEEEEDEECYNDGEVDDEEDEEDGGEEERGQK